The DNA sequence CCGGCCGGGAGTAGTGCTCAGCGACCAGCCGGCTGACCGCGCCGAGCCGGTCGGCGCGCACGTCCTTGCCGCTGAACTGCAGGTCGCCGCGGACCTGCGGGTAGCTGTGGTGCAGCGTCAGGTGCCGGCTCAGCTCGGCCGGGTCCTGCCAGGCCGGGTCCTGCCCGGTGACGCCGACCCGGTAGGTCGACTGCCCGACGAGCAGTTCCACACTGGTACCCGACACCGTCGCGGACCACCAGGGGACCAGTTCGGCGTAGTCGGCGGCCGGGTGGCCGATGTGCCAGTACAGCTGCGGCGCGATGTAGTCGATCCACTGTTCGCGTACCCAGCGGCGGCTGTCGGCGTGGATCGCGTCGTAGGACTGCAACCCGCTGGTACGGGAGCCGAGCGGGTCGGTGGCGGCGTTGCGCCAGATGCCGAACGGGCTGATGCCGAAGCGCACCCACGGCTTGACCGCCCGCAGCCGGTCGCTCATCTGCGCGACGAGCAGGTCGACGTTGTGCCGCCGCCACGCGGCGACGCTGTCGAAACCGGACCCGTACGCGGCGAAGCTGGCCTGGTCGGCGAAGACCTCCCCGGCGACCGGGTACGGGTAGAAGTAGTCGTCCCAGTGCAGCGCGTCGACGTCGTAGCGGGTGACCGCGTCGAGCATCGCGTCCTGGACGAACGACCGTACCGCCGGCTGGCCCGGGTCGTAGTAGAGCCGGCCGGCGTACGCGATGACCCACTCCGGGTTGCGGCGGGCCGGATGGTCGGCGACCAGCCGGGTCGGGTCGGCGTGGTTGGCGACCCGGTACGGGTTGCACCAGGCGTGCAGTTCCAGGTTGCGGGCGTGCGCCTCGTCGACCAGCACACCCAGCGGGTCGTAGCCGGGGTGGGTGCCCTGCTGCCCGGTGAGCACCGCCGACCACGGCTCGTACGGCGACGGCCAGAGCGCGTCGGCGCTCGGGCGTACCTGCACGACGACGGCGTTGCAGCGCAGCTGCCGGGCCAGGTCGAGCCAGCCACGCAGCTCCGCCTGCTGGGCGTCCGGCGGCAGTCCGGGGCGGCTCGGCCAGTCCAGGTTGGCGACCGTGGCCAGCCAGCAGCCCCGGAACTGCCGCTTCGGCACCGGACCTGCTGCTGACATGGCCGCTACGGTGGCCGACGCACCGTTACCGCGCCGTCGCGCCTGCGGCACCGTCCGGTCAACGACGGCCGCCGGTCACAGCGGTCCGGACCGGGTCAGCGGGCCGCCGGCGGCAGCGGCCAGAGCCGGCGCTCAGGCGGGACGGACGGACGGCGCGTCGCCCCGGGTGGCCAGCCACCATCCGGCGGTGGCGACCACGGCGACCAGCGCGGCGAAGCCGAACGGGGCGGCCAGCCCGACCCCGGCGGCCAGTGCGCCGCCGAGCAGTGCGCCGCCGCCGGCGGCACCGTAGATCAGCGTCTTGGACGCCGCCGTCACCCGGCCCAGCAACCCGTCCGGTACGGTGCGCTGCCGCAGCGTCGCCGCGCAGATGTTCAGCACCGCGAACGCGCCGGAGGACACCACGGTCACCACGACCGCCACCCAGATCTGCGGTACGGCGATGAGCAGCGCCGGCACTCCGGCGGTGACCGCCAGGGAGACCGTCAGCACCAGCCGGTGCCGGCGGCCGGCGACCAGCCGGTCGGCCAGGAACGCGCCGGCCAGCCCGCCACCGGCCCCAGCGGACAGCAGCAGGCCGTAGCCGAGCGCGCCGACACCGAGCACGTCCCGGGCGTACAGCAGGAAGATCGCGAACCAGGCCGCGTCGGCGGCGGCGACCGCCGCGACCACCAGCGCCAGGGCGCGCAGCGTCCGGTGGCGGGCCAGCCAGCCCAGCCCGGCCCGGACGCTCGGGCCGACCGTCGCGGCGGCGGTCGCGGCGGCAGCTGTGGCCGTGGGAGTTCGGGCCAGGCTCAGCGGCAACGACAGCACCAGCATCACGGCGAGCGCCAGGCTGGCCCCGTTGGCCGCGAACGGTACGGCCGCGCCGACGACGAACAGCGCGGCGCCGACCGGCGGGCCGACGAACTCGTTGCCGACGATGGTGCCGGCGGTGAGCCGGCCGTTGGCCCGCTCCAGCGCGGCCGCCGGCACCAGTTTCGGCACCGCCACCTGGCCGGCGGTGTCGCGTACCGCCTCGCCGACGCCGAGGCCGAAGGCGCAGACGGCCAGCAGGGCGATCGTGGCGGTGTTGGTGGCCACCGTCGCCACCAGGACCACCAGCAGCAGGGCGCGCACCGTGTCGGCGGCGGCGAGCAGCGTACGGGGTGCGACCCGGTCGGCGAGTGCTCCGGCGGCCAACCCGGCGACGAGCCAGGGCAGGGTCTGCGCGGTGGCGACCACGGCCAGCCCGAGGGGATCCCCGGTCAGGGACAGGGCCAGCAGCGGGAAGGCGGCGACGCGGATCCCGTCGCCGATGTTGGCGAGGGTGGCGGCGCTCCAGAAGCGCCAGAACGGCTTGCCGAGCGATGGTGACGACATCCGTACATGGTGCACCGGTCGGTCAGAGCCGTTGCCACAGCGCCGGTACGTTCGGCGGTTCCCAACCGACGAGGGCGGTGTGTGCCTGCCGGCACCGGTAGTCGACGCCG is a window from the Solwaraspora sp. WMMD792 genome containing:
- a CDS encoding MFS transporter produces the protein MSSPSLGKPFWRFWSAATLANIGDGIRVAAFPLLALSLTGDPLGLAVVATAQTLPWLVAGLAAGALADRVAPRTLLAAADTVRALLLVVLVATVATNTATIALLAVCAFGLGVGEAVRDTAGQVAVPKLVPAAALERANGRLTAGTIVGNEFVGPPVGAALFVVGAAVPFAANGASLALAVMLVLSLPLSLARTPTATAAAATAAATVGPSVRAGLGWLARHRTLRALALVVAAVAAADAAWFAIFLLYARDVLGVGALGYGLLLSAGAGGGLAGAFLADRLVAGRRHRLVLTVSLAVTAGVPALLIAVPQIWVAVVVTVVSSGAFAVLNICAATLRQRTVPDGLLGRVTAASKTLIYGAAGGGALLGGALAAGVGLAAPFGFAALVAVVATAGWWLATRGDAPSVRPA
- a CDS encoding family 10 glycosylhydrolase, with the translated sequence MSAAGPVPKRQFRGCWLATVANLDWPSRPGLPPDAQQAELRGWLDLARQLRCNAVVVQVRPSADALWPSPYEPWSAVLTGQQGTHPGYDPLGVLVDEAHARNLELHAWCNPYRVANHADPTRLVADHPARRNPEWVIAYAGRLYYDPGQPAVRSFVQDAMLDAVTRYDVDALHWDDYFYPYPVAGEVFADQASFAAYGSGFDSVAAWRRHNVDLLVAQMSDRLRAVKPWVRFGISPFGIWRNAATDPLGSRTSGLQSYDAIHADSRRWVREQWIDYIAPQLYWHIGHPAADYAELVPWWSATVSGTSVELLVGQSTYRVGVTGQDPAWQDPAELSRHLTLHHSYPQVRGDLQFSGKDVRADRLGAVSRLVAEHYSRPALLPVAAGRGGVPAPGSTPPPPAITAATRTPTGVRLDWIAATGATVPTAYALYRCHGTDAADPTALDDARHLLATVRATGTGGSFTDVTAAHGSAYTYLVTALDRQHRESPTGPARVLAAGSDAFSVIVDNRTPGGFTASAAWGTSSWSAGRYGADYRFTSPQPVSDPAWFTVTVPAAGSYRVDVWHPAASGYHPAAPHLVQTTTGLVSRPVDQRTDGGRWRELGVFALAAGRRPVVGVSRWAPTGGHIVADAVRLTRVG